In a genomic window of Suricata suricatta isolate VVHF042 chromosome 12, meerkat_22Aug2017_6uvM2_HiC, whole genome shotgun sequence:
- the TP53TG5 gene encoding TP53-target gene 5 protein isoform X1 encodes MSPSARKRSKNRMGSKLQDEEPQDKIPKPVSKVIKRDRLKMVLKNLSLLKLLKSSNPRIQELHSLAKRCWNSLLKVPKILGIPSRSRNVCKRVEQDKEKLQEARCHQETLESRKSQSTGELTLGLEERNEAQQSSEAVLQSEEKVEPELPRTSKDRGLTAFPGAQGRQLPKRDPVFLKTYQHKTPVRDKQQLEAAEQRVWFEGLPTRIHLPGPRVMCRPSALRWVKRRCTRFCSASLELPMYHPYRV; translated from the exons ATGAGTCCATCAGCAAGGAAGAGGTCCAAGAATAGAATGGGTTCCAAG ttacAAGATGAAGAACCACAGGACAAGATACCGAAACCTGTGAGCAAAGTAATTAAGCGGGACCGACTTAAGATG GTATTAAAAAATTTGTCGCTCTTGAAGCTGCTCAAGAGCTCAAACCCCCGGATCCAAGAACTGCATAGCTTGGCCAAGAGGTGTTGGAACTCACTGCTCAAAGTTCCGAAGATCCTCGGGATCCCCAGCAG GAGCCGCAATGTCTGCAAGAGAGTGGAACAAGATAAGGAAAAACTCCAAGAGGCCAGGTGCCACCAGGAGACACTGGAATCCAGGAAATCACAGTCCACAGGGGAGCTCACGCTGGGGTTGGAGGAGAGGAACGAGGCACAGCAGTCATCCGAAGCAGTGCTCCAGAGTGAAGAGAAGGTGGAGCCTGAGCTCCCAAGGACATCAAAGGATCGTGGCCTGACCGCTTTCCCTGGAGCCCAGGGAAGGCAATTGCCTAAAAGAGACCCCGTCTTCCTGAAGACCTACCAGCACAAAACTCCCGTGCGGGACAAGCAGCAGCTGGAGGCAGCTGAGCAGCGGGTCTGGTTTGAGGGGCTGCCCACACGAATCCACCTCCCCGGGCCTCGGGTGATGTGCAGACCATCCGCTCTGCGCTGGGTCAAGCGCCGCTGCACCCGCTTCTGCTCTGCATCACTTGAGCTGCCCATGTACCACCCATACAGAGTGTGA
- the TP53TG5 gene encoding TP53-target gene 5 protein isoform X2: MVLKNLSLLKLLKSSNPRIQELHSLAKRCWNSLLKVPKILGIPSRSRNVCKRVEQDKEKLQEARCHQETLESRKSQSTGELTLGLEERNEAQQSSEAVLQSEEKVEPELPRTSKDRGLTAFPGAQGRQLPKRDPVFLKTYQHKTPVRDKQQLEAAEQRVWFEGLPTRIHLPGPRVMCRPSALRWVKRRCTRFCSASLELPMYHPYRV, encoded by the exons ATG GTATTAAAAAATTTGTCGCTCTTGAAGCTGCTCAAGAGCTCAAACCCCCGGATCCAAGAACTGCATAGCTTGGCCAAGAGGTGTTGGAACTCACTGCTCAAAGTTCCGAAGATCCTCGGGATCCCCAGCAG GAGCCGCAATGTCTGCAAGAGAGTGGAACAAGATAAGGAAAAACTCCAAGAGGCCAGGTGCCACCAGGAGACACTGGAATCCAGGAAATCACAGTCCACAGGGGAGCTCACGCTGGGGTTGGAGGAGAGGAACGAGGCACAGCAGTCATCCGAAGCAGTGCTCCAGAGTGAAGAGAAGGTGGAGCCTGAGCTCCCAAGGACATCAAAGGATCGTGGCCTGACCGCTTTCCCTGGAGCCCAGGGAAGGCAATTGCCTAAAAGAGACCCCGTCTTCCTGAAGACCTACCAGCACAAAACTCCCGTGCGGGACAAGCAGCAGCTGGAGGCAGCTGAGCAGCGGGTCTGGTTTGAGGGGCTGCCCACACGAATCCACCTCCCCGGGCCTCGGGTGATGTGCAGACCATCCGCTCTGCGCTGGGTCAAGCGCCGCTGCACCCGCTTCTGCTCTGCATCACTTGAGCTGCCCATGTACCACCCATACAGAGTGTGA